CAGGGGGGTATGAACCCGTGCAATGTAGGAGGCGACCCGGTGCTGGTCATCGCATCGCCTTCTGCATTGGACGGTATTTATCTACTCAGCATCGAGAACTGAGACGAACAGCCAATGAAGGCACACGGAAGACCGGTCCTGCCTGACAATCATCAAATTGATCGAGTGCCATTCTCGCAGTTATCCAGCAAAACTGATTCCCTATGGACTGTATATCGGCAGCAATCAGGAAACCCGACTCCACGAGTGAGCCACTGCAACTTGGCAATCCGGCAATAGTACTTAAATACAGAAGGCCCCAACCGTCGGGCCGGGGCCAATAAGTGGCGGTTGAGGCGAGATTCGAACTCGCGGAGGGAGTTGCCCTCACACGCTTTCGAGGCGTGCTCCTTAGACCGCTCGGACACTCAACCATGGTCGTTGCCCGACATTGCCGAACAACAACTTTTCTATTATGCCACAGAGTCCCTACCTGGCAAACGGCGTGGCGGAGTCAGCGGTCGCCGTGAACAACCAGGCGGTCACAGTGTACGGCGGGCTCGGATGGCCTGCGCCCGTTCAGCAAGCTGGTCATCAGGCGGGTAGGCCACATGCTCCAGGGTCAGGCCCCGAGCATCTATGGGACCGGTGGAGCCTTCGCGCAGGGGGTGGGCAACCTTGTCGGCAAACCATTGGACGGACCGGCGTCCCTGGCCCACCTGAATGCAGGCCGCGACCAACGAGCGGACCATGTTATGGGCAAATGCATCGGCTACAATCCGAAAGACGGTCAACCCGGACTCCATGAAGGTCGGAAGGCATCCGACGGCAGCCTGCCCCTGGGCAGTCTCGTACAGATTCACGTTGGGAACCAGGTCCCAATGTGCTGCCAGGACCTTGCGGATGGTCGTGCCACCAGGATTTGGCCTGGCAAAGGATCCGAAGTCATGCAGACCGACGCATTCCGCTGCAGCCTGGTTCATAGCTTCCAAATCCAGGCTTCCCTCCAGGTCCAACACATAGCCCCGCATACGCGGATCCCCTGGCTTATCCCCCTGGCTGACCCGATACAGGTAGGTACGCTCCAAGGCAGAGAAACGGGCATCGAAACCCGACGGAGCGGATCTGAGCCCGAGCAACACGATGTCAGCGGGCAGCAGGTGTCGAAGACGGCGTTCAAGGGCAGATACACCATCGACACCCATATGCCCCCTGCAGGACTCGAGTACAGCAACGGGAATGTCCAAGTGTGCTACCTGGTGAGATGCGTGGACCCCAGTGTCGGTCCTGCCAGCCACGACCAGCCTGGGCTCCCAGGCGACGCAGCTGTGGGAAACCTGGCCATCCGGTCTGCGGGCTCCAGTGATCACAGACAGGGCCTGTTCGACGCAGCCCTGGACTGTACGAAGCCCAGGCTGCCGGGCCCAGCCATGGAAGCCGCCACCGTCGTAGGCCAGATCCATGCGCAGCCGGACAAGGGGCATTTCCCCTTCCTGATCCTCCATCAAGACCTCCCTGGCACCAATGACAAACGGGGCCGGAGAGCCATGCTCCCCGACCCCGTCACCAGAACAAAGACCGATTACTCAGCGGCCTTCTCGGCATCTTCAGCCACATCGGCATTTTCCTCTGCCTGGGCTTCCGCCTGATCCGCCTTGTCAGCTGTCTGCTCCAGATCCTCAGCGGCCTCGTCAGCCTGGGCCACGTCCAGATCGGACTCATTGGCCTCCACGGCCTGATCGACGGCATCCTTGGCAGCACCTTCTGCGACAGCGGCATCGGTGGCTGCAGCCATCTCAGCGTTGTCATCCTTGGCGGCCACCTTGGCTGCGGATTCGGCCTCCTTGACGACGGCCTTCTTGGCCGACAGGGGCTCGGTGACCAGCTCGATCACCGCCTGCGGGGAGTTGTCCCCTCGGCGGGGAGCAATCTTGGTGATGCGGGTGTAGCCGCCCTCACGCTGCTGCATCTGTTCGGCGATCTGCGTGAACAGGATGTGGACCACGGACTTGTCACGGATGACGCGCATGACGCGACGGCGGGCGGACAGATCCCCGCGCTTGGCGAAGGTGATCAGCCGCTCGGCCAGCGGACGCAGGCGCTTGGCCTTGGGCAGGGTGGTCGTAATACGGCCGTTTGCAAAGAGGCTGGTGGCCATGTTGGCCAGCATCAGCCGCTCGTGCGCCGGGCTGGAGGCCAGACGTGGGCCCTTGCTAGGTTTTGGCATTGGATTATCTCCTTACGGCCCGGGAGGACAGGTGGGCATACGCCCGAACATCCGACTTCCCGGAATTGCTGTCAGCAGGCGACGGAACCCTTCCCCCTCGCCCACTCATACGAAGGCTGCAATCCTTCACTCGTCGTCAGGCGAGAAGAAGGTGCCCCCCTCGAGATTATTGGTGTCGAAGCCCAGCGGGGAGGCCTTCAGCGACAGCCCCATGCCCTCAAGCTTCTCCTTGACCTCGTCGATGGACTTCATGCCGAAGTTGCGGATGTCCAGCAGATCCTGCTCGGTATGCGAGACCAGCTCACCGATGGTATGGATTCCCTCGCGCTTGAGGCAGTTGTAGGAACGCTGCGTCAGGTTCAGGTCCTCAATCGGCACGGACATCTGCGGATCGGCCTCTTCCACCACAGGCTCGGGCCCGACCTCCACGCCCTCAGCCTGAGTGTTGAGCTCGCGGCAGAGACCGAAGAGCTCGACCAGGGTCGAGCCAGCGGACGCCACCGCGTCACGCGGCGAAATAGCCGGCTTGGTCTCCACATCCAGGATCAGCTTGTCGAAATCCGTGCGCTGCTCGACACGGGTGGCCTCGACCTTGTAGCTGACCTTGAGCACAGGAGAATAGATGGAATCGACCGGGATACGGCCAATCTCATCGTTGTCCTGCTTGTTGAGCTGGGCCTGGACATATCCACGACCACGCTCCACCGTAAACTCGATCTCCAGCTCGCCATCCTCGGCCAGGGTCGCGATATGCAGATCGGGATTGGCTACGGTGACGCCGGCCGGCGGGGTGATGTCCCCGGCGGTGGCCTCGCCCTTGCCGCTCTTGCGCAAATACATGACCACAGGCTCGTCGTATTCACTGGTCAGCACGATGCCTTTGATGTTGAGCAGGATCTCAGTGACGTCCTCCTCCACACCAGGCAGCGTGGTGAACTCGTGCAGGGCACCTGAGATGCGGACCGAGGTCACAGCCGCACCGGGTATGGAGCTCAGCAGGGTACGGCGCAGGGAGTTGCCCAGGGTGTACCCGAATCCGGGTTCCAAGGGCTCGATGGTGAAACGGGAGCGCTGGGCATTGACGACTTCTTCAGTAAGAGTCGGACGCTGTGCAATAAGCACTGTTGCTATCCTTTCAGCTCCGACCGGTGGTGCACTCACCGGTCTTCGCGGGTGGATTCATGGGTTTTCTAG
The window above is part of the Bifidobacterium asteroides DSM 20089 genome. Proteins encoded here:
- the rplQ gene encoding 50S ribosomal protein L17, whose translation is MPKPSKGPRLASSPAHERLMLANMATSLFANGRITTTLPKAKRLRPLAERLITFAKRGDLSARRRVMRVIRDKSVVHILFTQIAEQMQQREGGYTRITKIAPRRGDNSPQAVIELVTEPLSAKKAVVKEAESAAKVAAKDDNAEMAAATDAAVAEGAAKDAVDQAVEANESDLDVAQADEAAEDLEQTADKADQAEAQAEENADVAEDAEKAAE
- a CDS encoding DNA-directed RNA polymerase subunit alpha codes for the protein MLIAQRPTLTEEVVNAQRSRFTIEPLEPGFGYTLGNSLRRTLLSSIPGAAVTSVRISGALHEFTTLPGVEEDVTEILLNIKGIVLTSEYDEPVVMYLRKSGKGEATAGDITPPAGVTVANPDLHIATLAEDGELEIEFTVERGRGYVQAQLNKQDNDEIGRIPVDSIYSPVLKVSYKVEATRVEQRTDFDKLILDVETKPAISPRDAVASAGSTLVELFGLCRELNTQAEGVEVGPEPVVEEADPQMSVPIEDLNLTQRSYNCLKREGIHTIGELVSHTEQDLLDIRNFGMKSIDEVKEKLEGMGLSLKASPLGFDTNNLEGGTFFSPDDE
- a CDS encoding tRNA pseudouridine synthase A, coding for MEDQEGEMPLVRLRMDLAYDGGGFHGWARQPGLRTVQGCVEQALSVITGARRPDGQVSHSCVAWEPRLVVAGRTDTGVHASHQVAHLDIPVAVLESCRGHMGVDGVSALERRLRHLLPADIVLLGLRSAPSGFDARFSALERTYLYRVSQGDKPGDPRMRGYVLDLEGSLDLEAMNQAAAECVGLHDFGSFARPNPGGTTIRKVLAAHWDLVPNVNLYETAQGQAAVGCLPTFMESGLTVFRIVADAFAHNMVRSLVAACIQVGQGRRSVQWFADKVAHPLREGSTGPIDARGLTLEHVAYPPDDQLAERAQAIRARRTL